In one window of Mytilus trossulus isolate FHL-02 chromosome 7, PNRI_Mtr1.1.1.hap1, whole genome shotgun sequence DNA:
- the LOC134725928 gene encoding uncharacterized protein LOC134725928 yields the protein MAELSDSSIIALSSVLGIFGLLITCGVAVYCRRKYVYSKRTYVNGTQPPRAVPSAYIAPPEKHYVTNGYPSSPDKANLNIPQPEIGIESPTQQEQPKENEIKPEPVPVHVPVQSVPKPNSYVKNAKNKKGFGDHVVQREASYKLHDPELLVQRNNSYKILDESRHTGRARSYIQYEGARPEYVVRQRGYKMHEPRYQARRVAHTYGTWRHQPEIVNARPIMELNSGRPVSETLTTRARPVRIVQSVPPMPIRTVRPQNVGRPVIVRRTIETERPYNTPVHGYIPRHRLGQYRPKVIDSYVAPSRIGGNVYPLSEPGGYRDVLVEPVYQTIKKIPPPPYPGKVYERERVPVEKIAVERITKRQSGSVQNFTLKPQVPQTDDEKLKDIPSTQYFDDGKTIMIIDYLMDPFTTKVNKIPQSTPRDINHNGDMLNGYTSVGDLNGHKSDVDLNGHTSDVDLNEHKSDKDVIGQYSDEESDDLNDSHNRQRSAEFGDVLFLP from the exons GAGTAGCGGTATATTGTCGCAG GAAGTATGTTTACAGTAAAAGAACATATGTGAACGGCACACAGCCACCAAGGGCAGTACCATCAGCCTACATTGCTCCTCCAGAGAAACATTACGTCACAAACGGCTACCCAAGTAGTCCAGACAAAGCTAATCTAAACATACCTCAACCAGAAATAGGAATAGAAAGTCCGACACAGCAAGAACAaccaaaagaaaatgaaataaaaccagAACCTGTACCTGTGCATGTACCAGTACAGTCTGTACCAAAACCAAACAGCTatgttaaaaatgccaaaaataagAAAGGCTTTGGTGATCATGTAGTTCAAAGGGAAGCAAGTTACAAATTACATGATCCTGAATTACTTGTTCAACGTAATAacagttacaaaatattagatgAAAGTCGTCACACGGGAAGAGCACGAAGTTACATCCAATATGAAGGAGCACGGCCTGAATATGTGGTTCGGCAAAGAGGGTATAAAATGCACGAACCGAGATATCAAGCCAGGCGAGTTGCCCATACATATGGTACATGGAGGCATCAACCAGAAATAGTCAATGCCCGACCTATTATGGAACTGAACAGTGGACGACCAGTATCAGAAACGTTAACCACAAGAGCAAGACCAGTAAGAATTGTTCAGTCGGTGCCTCCAATGCCAATTCGAACGGTTAGACCTCAGAACGTTGGACGGCCTGTTATCGTACGTCGAACAATAGAAACAGAGAGGCCTTACAATACACCAGTTCATGGATATATTCCTCGACATCGCCTCGGACAATATCGACCAAAAGTTATAGATAGCTACGTAGCACCCAGTAGGATAGGAGGAAATGTGTATCCTTTATCAGAACCAGGAGGTTATAGGGACGTACTGGTAGAACCCGTGTACCAAACTA TTAAAAAGATTCCTCCACCTCCATACCCAGGGAAAGT GTATGAAAGGGAAAGGGTTCCAGTTGAAAAG ATTGCAGTAGAGAGAATTACAAAAAGACAGTCTGGAAGTGTACAGAACTTTACTTTAAAACCGCAGGTTCCTCAAACTGATGACGAAAAACTAAAAGATATACCTTCGACACAATATTTCGATGACGGAAAGACAATCATGATTATCGATTATTTGATGGACCCGTTCACTACCAAAGTTAACAAAATACCCCAGTCAACACCACGTGACATAAATCACAATGGCGATATGTTGAATGGATATACATCTGTTGGGGACCTGAATGGACATAAATCTGATGTGGACCTGAATGGACATACCTCTGATGTAGACCTGAATGAACATAAATCTGATAAGGATGTGATTGGACAATACTCTGATGAAGAAAGTGATGATCTCAACGATTCCCATAATAGACAGAGGTCTGCTGAATTCGGAGATGTTCTTTTCCTTCCGTGA